One genomic region from Nocardia vinacea encodes:
- a CDS encoding NADP-dependent oxidoreductase, which produces MVDVVNRQWVLGRRPVGALRDKDFELRTVPVPVPGPGEALIRVHWLGIDPTQRGWLNEADNYIDAVPVGAVMRGSGVGRVVRSNDPDCPVGSWVAGMVGWQDYVVRSAGGLFGLNVVPDGVPPTSMLSLFGAPGLTAYFGMTDIGRPEPGQTVLVSAAAGVTGSIAGQIAKVLGCMVIGIAGGPDKCSWITEHAGLDAALDYKHDDIDACLTRLAPNGVDVFFDGVGGRILEHGLAHLARRARVVLAGAISSGYQGADPACGPRNYMRLALDRARMEGFIFLDYLDRFPEAFMALRDWQAQGAIAIAETVSSGLESAPSALRAVFEGRNLGKQLVKIAES; this is translated from the coding sequence GTGGTGGATGTGGTGAACAGGCAGTGGGTGTTGGGGCGGCGGCCGGTAGGGGCGCTGCGGGACAAGGATTTCGAGTTGAGGACTGTGCCGGTGCCGGTTCCGGGGCCGGGGGAGGCCTTGATTCGGGTGCATTGGCTGGGGATCGATCCCACCCAGCGGGGCTGGCTCAATGAGGCTGACAACTATATTGACGCCGTGCCGGTCGGCGCAGTGATGCGTGGTAGTGGTGTCGGGCGGGTGGTGCGCTCGAACGATCCGGATTGTCCAGTGGGTAGCTGGGTCGCGGGAATGGTGGGGTGGCAGGACTATGTCGTCCGGTCGGCGGGCGGGTTGTTCGGGTTGAACGTGGTGCCCGACGGTGTGCCGCCTACGTCGATGCTGAGTCTGTTCGGAGCGCCGGGTTTGACCGCGTACTTCGGTATGACGGATATCGGCCGTCCCGAGCCCGGCCAGACGGTGCTGGTTTCGGCGGCGGCCGGTGTCACCGGGTCCATCGCGGGGCAGATCGCAAAGGTTTTGGGCTGCATGGTCATCGGTATCGCCGGCGGCCCGGATAAGTGCTCCTGGATCACCGAGCATGCGGGTCTGGATGCCGCCCTCGACTACAAACACGACGATATCGATGCCTGTTTGACCCGTCTTGCCCCCAACGGCGTCGACGTCTTCTTCGACGGTGTGGGCGGCCGTATCCTCGAGCATGGTTTGGCGCACCTGGCCCGTCGTGCGCGTGTCGTCCTGGCCGGGGCGATCTCTTCCGGGTACCAGGGCGCCGATCCGGCATGTGGGCCGCGGAACTATATGAGGCTGGCGCTGGACCGGGCGCGTATGGAAGGGTTCATCTTCCTCGATTACCTCGACCGTTTTCCGGAAGCCTTCATGGCATTGCGTGACTGGCAGGCCCAGGGAGCGATCGCTATTGCCGAGACCGTCAGCAGTGGACTGGAATCCGCGCCGAGCGCGTTGCGTGCCGTCTTCGAGGGTCGTAACCTCGGCAAGCAGCTGGTCAAGATCGCAGAGTCCTGA
- a CDS encoding VOC family protein: MDDTDQRGPQPGRGTIQRMDNIAIVVDDLAAATAFFVALGLELEGEATVEGSAVDRLVGLEGVRSDIAMMRTPDGHGRLELTKYQTPSTRDGDPRAPANTLGMHRIMFAVEDIDDILDRLRPHGAELLGELVQYENSYRLCYLRGPAGILVALAEQIK, from the coding sequence ATGGACGACACCGATCAGCGAGGCCCCCAACCCGGGCGCGGGACAATCCAGCGGATGGACAACATCGCCATCGTCGTCGACGACCTCGCGGCTGCTACGGCGTTCTTCGTCGCACTCGGACTGGAGCTGGAAGGCGAGGCGACAGTCGAGGGCAGCGCGGTGGATCGCCTCGTCGGGCTCGAGGGAGTCCGATCGGACATCGCGATGATGCGCACCCCGGACGGCCACGGACGGCTCGAGCTGACCAAGTACCAGACGCCGTCGACCCGAGACGGTGACCCGCGTGCTCCGGCGAACACGCTGGGCATGCATCGCATCATGTTCGCTGTCGAAGACATCGACGACATCCTCGACCGCTTGCGGCCACATGGAGCCGAACTCCTCGGCGAGCTGGTGCAGTACGAGAACAGCTACCGGCTCTGCTACCTCCGCGGCCCCGCAGGCATCCTCGTCGCGCTGGCCGAGCAGATCAAGTGA
- a CDS encoding epoxide hydrolase family protein: MPRTTSDVQAFEAHAPDADLDDLRARLAAARLPEAETVYRAAPDPRRWEQGVPLADLVDVVNYWRAGYNWRSFEERLNRIGQFRTTIDDLGIHFLHRRSARADATPLILTHGWPDSIARFIDVVDELADPKDADTPAFHVVVPSLPGFGYSDKPATTGWGTEKIAAAWVELMGRLGYSKFAAHGGDWGGVITTVLGGRFPAHVLGIHTTFAQAPPGLTTDGLTAAERKWTEETRDFWRHRAAYAKQQATRPQTIGYSLVDSPVGLLAWILDKFAEWTDTEDSPFETISRDSILDNITLYWLTRTGASAARIYYESHNSLDPELRVDVPSAITMYPHDVEKCPRPWAQERYRQIVRWRSPETGGHFPSLEVPEYFVKDLQEGFAAVLAANR, translated from the coding sequence ATGCCCCGTACAACCAGCGACGTGCAAGCATTTGAAGCCCACGCACCTGACGCTGACCTCGACGATCTGCGCGCGCGACTGGCCGCGGCGCGGCTACCGGAAGCTGAGACGGTCTATCGCGCCGCGCCCGACCCTCGCCGATGGGAACAGGGCGTTCCTCTCGCCGACCTCGTCGATGTCGTGAACTATTGGCGCGCCGGGTACAACTGGCGGTCGTTCGAAGAGCGCCTCAACCGGATCGGCCAGTTCCGCACGACTATTGATGATCTGGGAATCCACTTCCTGCACCGCCGATCCGCGCGTGCAGATGCCACTCCTCTGATCTTGACGCACGGCTGGCCAGACAGCATTGCTCGGTTCATCGATGTAGTAGACGAGCTGGCAGATCCGAAAGATGCAGACACGCCAGCGTTCCACGTCGTGGTTCCATCGCTACCGGGCTTTGGTTACAGCGACAAGCCGGCCACCACCGGGTGGGGAACCGAAAAGATCGCGGCCGCATGGGTGGAACTGATGGGAAGGCTCGGCTACAGCAAGTTCGCAGCCCACGGCGGCGACTGGGGAGGTGTGATCACCACGGTCCTCGGCGGCAGGTTCCCGGCGCACGTTCTCGGCATCCACACAACTTTCGCGCAGGCACCGCCCGGGTTGACAACGGACGGGCTGACGGCGGCCGAGCGCAAATGGACCGAGGAAACCCGCGATTTCTGGCGCCACCGCGCGGCGTACGCGAAACAGCAGGCGACCCGACCGCAGACCATCGGCTACTCGCTCGTCGACTCACCGGTCGGGCTGCTTGCCTGGATCCTCGACAAGTTCGCTGAGTGGACAGATACCGAAGATAGCCCGTTCGAGACGATTTCCAGAGACAGCATTCTTGACAACATCACCCTGTACTGGCTGACGCGGACCGGCGCATCGGCGGCCCGCATCTACTACGAAAGCCACAACTCGCTCGACCCCGAACTTCGGGTCGACGTCCCGTCAGCAATCACTATGTATCCCCACGACGTCGAGAAGTGTCCGCGCCCCTGGGCACAGGAGCGGTACCGACAGATCGTCCGATGGAGGTCGCCCGAAACCGGGGGACATTTCCCGTCGCTGGAGGTTCCCGAGTATTTCGTCAAGGACCTGCAAGAAGGCTTCGCGGCAGTGCTGGCCGCTAATCGGTGA
- a CDS encoding CGNR zinc finger domain-containing protein: MRAGFPDFRLGNVLATSFTGTLSERHGDAVERIPTPQRLVDWLAVNGLAVDSCTTAQLELAWELRESIHAAATAAAIQDALPASAVQVINDCSIRGRAAAILTPDGNRQWRLSSASCVEDALGVIAADAISIIAGERDGKLALCASPTCRAAFFDTSQSRTRKWCDMNTCGNRQKKARFNANQRKSPTSAK; encoded by the coding sequence ATGCGTGCTGGGTTCCCTGACTTTCGCCTCGGTAACGTGCTGGCGACCAGCTTCACGGGGACTCTGTCGGAGCGTCATGGCGACGCTGTGGAGCGCATTCCCACGCCGCAGCGACTCGTCGACTGGCTGGCAGTGAACGGCCTTGCCGTGGACTCCTGCACCACCGCCCAGCTCGAACTCGCTTGGGAACTGAGGGAATCAATTCACGCCGCCGCGACAGCGGCCGCGATCCAAGACGCTCTCCCCGCGTCTGCTGTCCAAGTCATCAATGACTGCAGCATTCGGGGTCGGGCCGCGGCTATCCTGACGCCCGACGGCAATCGCCAATGGCGACTTAGTTCGGCTTCCTGCGTGGAAGATGCCCTAGGCGTAATCGCCGCCGACGCGATCAGCATCATCGCAGGCGAACGAGACGGAAAATTGGCCTTGTGCGCATCGCCAACCTGCCGAGCCGCCTTCTTCGATACCAGTCAAAGTCGCACCCGCAAATGGTGTGACATGAACACGTGCGGGAATCGTCAGAAGAAAGCGCGCTTCAATGCCAACCAGCGCAAAAGCCCCACATCAGCAAAGTGA